One stretch of Deinococcus aquaedulcis DNA includes these proteins:
- the hisF gene encoding imidazole glycerol phosphate synthase subunit HisF, translating into MLTKRIIPCLDVQNGRVVKNVRFFENHRDAGDPLVLAQAYEAQQADELVFYDITATHEGRSLMLDVAARVAEQVMMPLTVGGGVNGLPDFRQLLLAGADKISVNSGALSRPELIREASDHHGAQCVMLSIDAKRRPEGGWNVFRAGGRVDTGLDLIEWAVRGQALGAGEICLNVMDADGTRAGFDLEATRAVARAVDLPVIASGGAGKLEDFRDVLRGGDQGGHADAALAASVFHFGELTVPQVKAYLKGEGLAVRPEWGTGRGQW; encoded by the coding sequence ATGTTGACCAAGCGCATCATTCCCTGCCTGGACGTGCAAAACGGGCGGGTGGTGAAGAACGTTCGCTTTTTTGAAAACCACCGCGACGCCGGCGACCCCCTGGTGCTGGCCCAGGCCTACGAGGCGCAGCAGGCCGATGAACTGGTGTTCTACGACATCACTGCCACCCACGAGGGCCGCAGCCTGATGCTGGACGTGGCCGCCCGGGTGGCCGAGCAAGTGATGATGCCCCTGACGGTGGGCGGCGGGGTCAATGGGCTGCCGGATTTCCGGCAACTGCTGCTGGCGGGCGCCGACAAGATCAGCGTGAACAGCGGGGCCCTGAGCCGCCCCGAGCTGATCCGCGAGGCCAGCGACCACCACGGCGCGCAGTGCGTGATGCTAAGTATTGACGCCAAGCGCCGCCCGGAGGGTGGCTGGAACGTGTTCCGCGCGGGCGGCCGGGTGGACACGGGCCTGGACCTGATCGAGTGGGCGGTGCGCGGGCAGGCGCTGGGCGCGGGCGAAATCTGCCTGAACGTGATGGATGCCGACGGCACCCGCGCCGGCTTTGATCTGGAGGCCACGCGGGCGGTGGCCCGCGCGGTGGACCTGCCGGTGATCGCCTCCGGGGGAGCCGGGAAACTGGAAGACTTCCGCGACGTGCTGCGCGGCGGGGACCAGGGCGGCCACGCCGACGCCGCCCTGGCCGCCAGCGTGTTTCACTTTGGCGAACTGACCGTGCCGCAGGTGAAGGCGTACCTGAAAGGTGAGGGCCTGGCCGTGCGGCCGGAATGGGGAACGGGGCGTGGGCAGT
- a CDS encoding response regulator yields the protein MNTRRILLVDDNHNDLELALTALDDAPGRPEVQVASSGPAALQLLREARAAGCLPDLVLLDLKMPQMDGLAVLDAIRAEPGLQGLPVVMLTTSGEGRDIRDCYAHGASGYVVKPLDFAQFREALRTIQAFWTSLNRVPRTH from the coding sequence GTGAACACCCGCCGTATCCTGCTTGTTGACGACAACCACAACGACCTTGAACTGGCCCTGACCGCGCTGGACGACGCTCCTGGTCGCCCAGAGGTGCAAGTGGCCTCCAGCGGCCCCGCTGCCTTGCAACTGCTGCGCGAGGCCCGCGCGGCCGGCTGCCTGCCGGACCTGGTGCTGCTGGACCTGAAGATGCCCCAGATGGACGGTTTGGCCGTGCTGGACGCCATCCGCGCCGAGCCGGGGTTGCAGGGGCTGCCCGTGGTCATGCTGACCACCAGCGGCGAGGGCCGCGATATCCGCGACTGCTACGCGCACGGCGCCAGCGGCTACGTGGTCAAGCCACTGGACTTTGCCCAGTTCCGCGAGGCGCTGCGCACCATTCAGGCCTTCTGGACCTCGCTGAACCGCGTGCCACGCACGCACTAG
- a CDS encoding DUF72 domain-containing protein has protein sequence MRVYIGCGGFSNEDWAAPGLLYEGVRKDDYLATYAAHFDAVELNSSFYGIPGLKAFEGMVRKSGAQTRFAVKLNKVFTHDRAPTDADFDRMLQSPQPLREAGVMGPYLAQFPYSFHRTAENRKYLQALAERFTGHELAVELRGADWDRPEVREGMAERGLIWVSPDYPPVGGLPEPQLHATGDVGYLRLHGRNAGSWWEGQSAAERHDYRYSRAEMDEWAQKIALVAEDLSELYIFFENTTKGHALKNIPMLREALNAHGVPVATPDPAERSADQGRLL, from the coding sequence ATGCGTGTGTATATCGGCTGTGGGGGCTTTAGTAACGAAGATTGGGCCGCGCCGGGCCTGCTGTACGAGGGCGTGCGCAAGGACGACTATCTCGCCACCTACGCCGCGCACTTTGACGCTGTAGAGCTGAACAGTTCCTTTTACGGCATTCCGGGTCTGAAGGCCTTTGAGGGCATGGTGCGCAAAAGCGGCGCCCAGACCCGATTTGCGGTGAAGCTGAACAAGGTGTTTACCCACGACCGCGCCCCCACCGACGCCGACTTTGACCGCATGCTGCAAAGCCCCCAGCCGCTGCGCGAGGCGGGCGTGATGGGCCCGTATCTGGCGCAGTTTCCCTATTCGTTTCACCGCACGGCCGAGAACCGCAAGTACCTGCAGGCCCTGGCCGAGCGCTTTACTGGCCACGAACTGGCCGTGGAACTGCGCGGCGCCGACTGGGACCGCCCCGAGGTGCGCGAGGGCATGGCCGAACGCGGCCTGATCTGGGTCAGCCCCGATTACCCGCCGGTAGGCGGCCTGCCCGAACCGCAGCTGCATGCCACGGGCGATGTGGGTTACCTGCGCCTGCACGGGCGCAACGCGGGCAGCTGGTGGGAAGGCCAGAGCGCCGCCGAGCGCCACGACTACCGCTACAGCCGCGCCGAGATGGACGAGTGGGCGCAGAAGATTGCCCTGGTGGCCGAGGACCTTTCCGAGCTGTACATCTTCTTCGAGAACACCACCAAGGGGCACGCCCTGAAAAACATCCCCATGCTGCGCGAGGCCCTGAACGCCCACGGCGTGCCGGTGGCTACGCCGGACCCGGCCGAGCGCTCGGCGGATCAGGGCCGTCTGCTGTAA
- a CDS encoding cytochrome c oxidase subunit 2A, translated as MSRPPHEPHPHEAPPERTSPPRGTLMVIAVLLLSISTLWLLVLGIFQGRA; from the coding sequence ATGAGCCGCCCGCCCCACGAGCCTCACCCCCACGAGGCCCCCCCGGAGCGCACCTCGCCGCCCCGGGGCACGCTGATGGTGATTGCCGTGCTGCTGCTCAGCATTTCCACCCTGTGGCTGCTGGTGCTGGGCATTTTCCAGGGCCGGGCCTGA
- a CDS encoding cupredoxin domain-containing protein gives MRRTSSVPRLDHHALERYERIWLGLAVVMSVLLFVGVLASLISGTYPRLSGQGGGHSMAVTKGRIDPANLAATPFAKPGLVVDAAGQPVVNDQGTLDAYIVAGNFTFQPAVLRLPAGRPVTLHVTATDVAHGFQITGTNVNVELLPGHVATLTVTFRHPGEQHVICNEYCGLGHHNMITRFLVEPPAPAAKE, from the coding sequence ATGCGCCGCACCTCGTCCGTGCCGCGCCTGGACCACCACGCCCTGGAACGCTACGAGCGGATCTGGCTGGGGCTGGCGGTGGTCATGAGCGTGCTGCTGTTCGTGGGCGTGCTCGCCAGCCTGATCAGCGGCACCTACCCGCGCCTCAGTGGTCAGGGCGGCGGCCACAGCATGGCGGTGACCAAGGGCCGCATTGACCCCGCCAATCTCGCCGCCACGCCGTTTGCCAAACCCGGGCTGGTGGTGGACGCCGCTGGGCAGCCGGTGGTGAACGACCAGGGCACGCTGGACGCCTACATCGTGGCCGGGAACTTTACCTTTCAGCCCGCCGTCCTGCGGCTGCCCGCCGGGCGCCCCGTGACCCTGCATGTGACCGCCACCGATGTCGCCCACGGCTTTCAGATCACCGGCACGAACGTGAACGTGGAACTGCTGCCCGGCCACGTCGCCACCCTGACCGTCACGTTCCGTCACCCCGGCGAGCAGCACGTCATCTGCAACGAGTACTGCGGCCTGGGCCACCACAACATGATCACCCGCTTTCTGGTGGAGCCGCCTGCCCCGGCGGCCAAGGAGTAA
- a CDS encoding b(o/a)3-type cytochrome-c oxidase subunit 1 codes for MTTLPAQPAPARAPAALDAATLTSLKKLTQYYIVTAFLALFIGVLLGPLQALNYGGINLYEYPLLKNLIKSYYQGLTLHGVLNALVFTQFFISGWMLYLPARDLQVRPNMRFAWFTYLMMTAGLLTAAVPLLTNDATVLYTFYPPLEGSPVFYIGAAVMVAASLLVAAQVVLLWLGWKRANPGRVTPLVAYMSVATWLMWGVASLGLVAEVVFMLIPWSLGLTRGVDPLLARTLFWWTGHPIVYFWLLPAYISWYAFLPRQAGGRIASEGLARLAFTMFLIFSVPVGLHHQYADPNVQNTWKVIHMFLTFLVAVPSLLTAFSVGAALEDSARARGGRGLFGWVTRLPWGNASMTAQVLAMISFIFGGAGGIVNASMAFSPVVHNTAWIPGHFHITVGTATTLTFMGLVFWLVPHLTGKRLAWPRAALASVWLWFGGMMLFAVGMHWQGLAGVPRRAQVSAAAQQAVYDGMNIALPKLMTAVSGMVLFVAAIFFFGVLFKTLLSPRVDDPESTPIPYSEAISAAGEQLAGASTLVRRTEPLLALTVASLLLVILVYAPVIGPMLANYQFVPGQRLW; via the coding sequence GTGACCACCCTTCCTGCGCAACCGGCCCCGGCCCGCGCGCCTGCGGCCCTGGACGCGGCCACCCTGACCAGCCTGAAAAAGCTGACCCAGTACTACATCGTCACCGCCTTTCTGGCGCTCTTTATCGGGGTGCTGCTGGGCCCCTTGCAGGCGCTGAACTACGGCGGCATCAACCTCTACGAGTACCCGCTGCTGAAAAACCTGATCAAGTCCTACTACCAGGGCCTGACCCTGCACGGCGTGCTGAACGCGCTGGTGTTCACCCAGTTCTTTATCAGCGGCTGGATGCTGTACCTGCCTGCGCGGGACCTGCAGGTGCGCCCCAACATGCGCTTTGCGTGGTTCACCTACCTGATGATGACGGCCGGGCTGCTGACGGCCGCCGTGCCGTTGCTGACCAACGACGCCACCGTGCTGTACACCTTTTACCCGCCGCTGGAGGGCAGCCCCGTCTTTTACATTGGCGCGGCCGTGATGGTCGCGGCCAGCCTGCTGGTGGCGGCGCAGGTGGTCTTGTTGTGGCTCGGCTGGAAGCGCGCCAACCCGGGCCGCGTGACCCCGCTGGTGGCCTACATGAGCGTGGCGACGTGGCTGATGTGGGGCGTGGCCTCGCTGGGGCTGGTGGCAGAAGTCGTGTTCATGCTGATTCCCTGGTCGCTGGGCCTCACGCGCGGCGTGGACCCGCTGCTGGCCCGCACGCTGTTCTGGTGGACCGGGCACCCCATCGTGTACTTCTGGCTGCTGCCCGCCTATATCTCGTGGTACGCCTTTCTGCCCCGGCAGGCGGGGGGCCGCATCGCCAGTGAAGGGCTGGCCCGGCTGGCCTTTACCATGTTCCTGATTTTCAGCGTGCCGGTGGGCCTGCACCACCAGTACGCCGACCCCAACGTGCAAAACACCTGGAAGGTCATTCACATGTTCCTGACCTTCCTGGTGGCGGTGCCCAGCCTGCTCACGGCCTTTTCGGTGGGCGCGGCGCTGGAAGACTCGGCGCGGGCGCGCGGCGGGCGCGGGCTCTTTGGCTGGGTCACGCGCCTGCCCTGGGGCAACGCCTCCATGACCGCGCAGGTGCTGGCCATGATCTCGTTCATCTTCGGCGGCGCGGGCGGCATCGTGAACGCCTCCATGGCCTTTTCGCCCGTGGTGCACAACACCGCCTGGATTCCCGGGCACTTTCACATCACGGTGGGCACCGCCACCACCCTCACCTTCATGGGGCTGGTGTTTTGGCTAGTGCCGCACCTGACCGGCAAGCGGCTGGCGTGGCCCCGCGCGGCGCTGGCCTCGGTGTGGCTGTGGTTCGGCGGCATGATGCTCTTTGCGGTGGGCATGCACTGGCAGGGGCTGGCGGGTGTGCCCCGGCGCGCGCAGGTGAGCGCCGCCGCCCAGCAGGCGGTGTACGACGGCATGAACATTGCCCTGCCCAAGCTGATGACGGCCGTGAGCGGCATGGTGCTGTTCGTGGCGGCCATCTTCTTCTTCGGGGTGCTGTTCAAAACCCTGCTCTCGCCCCGGGTGGACGACCCCGAAAGCACCCCCATTCCTTACAGCGAGGCGATCAGTGCGGCCGGCGAGCAGCTGGCGGGCGCCAGCACCCTGGTGCGCCGCACCGAGCCCCTGCTGGCCCTGACGGTGGCCTCGCTGCTGCTGGTGATTCTGGTGTACGCCCCGGTGATTGGCCCCATGCTGGCGAACTACCAGTTCGTGCCCGGCCAGAGGTTGTGGTAA
- a CDS encoding c-type cytochrome — translation MSGEFYSGKQVAGFVTFLVLGTVLGLGAYQAGGRLAGTGGGAEVSAAAAPSTPNGQALYAGNCAGCHGAKAEGGLGPGLVHTAAWASAEFAHAVLDGQSPQGRELGTVMPRFRQTGLDGAPATDAQIAAIQAYVQTLK, via the coding sequence GTGAGCGGCGAGTTCTACAGCGGCAAGCAGGTGGCGGGTTTCGTGACCTTTCTGGTGCTGGGCACCGTGCTGGGCCTGGGCGCCTACCAGGCCGGGGGGCGGCTGGCCGGCACCGGGGGCGGGGCCGAGGTCAGCGCGGCGGCTGCGCCCAGCACCCCGAACGGTCAGGCCCTGTACGCAGGCAACTGTGCGGGCTGCCACGGCGCGAAGGCCGAGGGCGGCCTGGGGCCGGGACTGGTTCACACCGCCGCCTGGGCGAGCGCCGAATTCGCCCACGCCGTGCTGGACGGCCAGTCGCCCCAGGGGCGGGAACTGGGCACCGTCATGCCCCGCTTCCGGCAGACCGGCCTGGACGGCGCCCCTGCCACCGACGCCCAGATCGCCGCTATTCAGGCGTACGTGCAGACACTGAAGTAG